The sequence ATTCCTCATCAAATTCGTAGCTCACAGCGGAAATGTTCGCCAGTGTCTCCTGTTTAGACTCGCCCAGAAATGGGGATGCACCGCTTATTCTAAAGGAGTGAAAGAAAGGTGTGAGGCAAAATGATTAATTATATAAAGATTTATCAAAACACTGAACTCACCCTAGTTTCATAGCAAAAGATTATATTTTAGTCAATTTAATGCTTGATTGTGCTAAATATAGCAGATTAAGTTGTCTAGATGCAAGACTAATTTTGGTAATTAACTTGGGCCATTCAAACTAAATATTTCATGAGTAAAGCccttttcagtgtgtgttaactATATTTTGGGTTTGTCACAACCAGTGCACATTAATAACATCTAAAACTGAGAATCCACAATCCTAATTTTTACACTTACAGGATGTATGTGATGACACCAATActcctgtaaaaaaaacagagaagatGGAAAAACAAATGTGATTAAACCATAAAACCAGAGATGCCCGTTTTATTCAAACCCAAAGTACCACCAATTATCGAGAGCATACCACATGTCTGCTGGTAATCCCAGAGGCTCATAGTTGACAATCTCTGGAGCTGAAAATAGACCATAAGATACTTCAAATAACAAACACTGCAATATAGTATGGTCAGAATGGTACTGAACTTCAGCTGTTGTGGAAACAAGAGTTTAGCTACTCTATTTAAATGAAGGTTGTTCACTTGAAATGTTTAGACCCCATTACTCACCCACAAATTCCGGTGTCCcgaaaatatttttgaattCGACTCCATCTTCAATTTTATGTGCCAAGCCAAAGTCAATAATTTTGATCCGTGGTAGTGGGATGTTTTTGTCTAGCAGCATAATGTTCTCAGgctgaaaaacaaagaaatatatcaaaatataaaaatacgacAAAATGACACACCAAACAATGCGTGCTATTGATACAGCccccctccaaaagtattggaacgagAAGGCcaatattattattgctatataataagacatttgggtttgagaccAAAAGATTAATATAACTCAATTATCAAGTGACATTTaaaagcctcctggtggtccagcggtgatcctgtgctctcattgccatggtctgggttcgattcccgtgcagggagctaacccctccactgaagagttaactcccAGTGCCAGTCCCAAACCCGGATTAAAATGGGAGAGTTTTGAAACAATTTGGAATgtactgaaaaagaaagaaaccactggtgcACTTACAACCGGACACGTAAAAGTGTggccaaggaaaacaacagcaatGGATGACAGAAAATTGTGAGAGCTGTAAGTAAAAACCCGAAAACCTTAGCCAATCCACCACTCGAGGAAGACGCTGAGAGCTATATAAAGACCACaccacaagatgcaaaccactcTTCAGAAGACTAGACTGGCAGAAAGGAAATACagagctgaaattctgatctctCTTCTCATATTTATCTTTTCTGAAACCCCAAAGTTTTCAGTGTGAAGTGAGGAGAGTTTAGAAAAACAGGATGGAGACTATCAGTACGATCTGCATATTTGATATCACTCATCATGTGTGCCTGATAACCTTGTGGTGTCTAAAGGCTTGGGCTTGGATCAGGTGACACAATGCAATTGTAAGAGGTGCAAATAATACCCTTCTGAGACAACTGGGCAATAATTACAACGGCAGCCATCTGTGTCTAAGGAAGTTTAAGCTTAAAATATGAATTACAAGTATAGAAATAACAGGACAGAAAATGGTACTCCAACAGAAGTTTAGGATCATACAGATAATAATTTAGAAATGTCAAAAGTGCACTAAACTGTAAAAGAACAGACTGTGTGAAAGTATAgtaatataaaattttgcatctttttaaattattgcatctttaaaaaatatatttttccccTTTTGTAAGTTACAGGTGTTGCTATGCAACAGTGCTAAACAGGACAGACCCTCTATATAGGCCAACACAGAAATGGTCTGCTACCATGGCAACAATTTCATTTCCTGCTTCTTCCATCTCCTCATAGGTGTACAtaatacagtctgatacacatAGACTGCTTTATAAGCATTATAGCTGAAATAAGATAGTACTGCCCCAGTCTGTGTTAGGAGTCAGGTCCTCCTGGAGCCCAAAGACTGATAATGTATAAAaacagaggcagagaggcagaaggatattaaaaaaagaaatacatatgTACATAAGCTATTATAGTAGAATGTCCCTAATGCAACTAAAGCAACTTAAATCTACTTGTTTCTTAAATTTGCAATACATTTTATATCAAAGCTGATACCTTTAAATCAAAATGTGCTATTTTTTTGGAGTGCAGGTAGTGGACCCCATTGAGAATCTGTTTCAGAAACTCAGTGGCCTCCTCTTCACTCAGGGATTCCTTTTGGGCCAGGAAGTCAAAGAGCTCTCCTCCagatacccttacacacacacacacacacacacacacacacacacacacaaaagataaGTGCTCTGCAGCTAGTGCATAAACACTATAACACATTTGCATTTCATCTATGATTTATATTATGCTAATAATCCTGATTATGTAATATGTAAGCAATAACAAGAAgcttaaacaaaaaataatgtgaTTATAAACGCACACTCCTCAACCTTCTTGCAGTCTATATGTTTTCTGTAATCTCAAATTTGGAGATCAAAACATTTACTTCCCCTGTGAATCTGACTTTAACCACAAATCTTATCAGAACGCTCTAAGCATATGCTCCTGTCACTTTCATTAAATGTATTAACTTTCTCTGCACAGCAAACGAACAGATTTTGCTCTCTGTGGACTCCACATAGATGTTTTAATTTATAGATCTGAGCAGCTGACTGGCTCCTGACAGTTTCTGACAATCCCCCACAGCACTGATTGAATTCAACCCACAATTAGTCCTAATTGGATGGCCATGCACTCATGCACACATTAGAGCATGAACAGATCCACATGGGATTTCACAGGACTGACATTCTGGTCAGATTTGCTTGTGTATTGTGAAGAaaatgcacaacaaacacagtcacTGGGAGCATGGGAACATAGGAGGACAAGGACTTATTTGCGCACGTTCAGAGAggcacatacactcacatgcatCTCTCTACTGGATAAAAGCAGTGTGAAATGAGTTATAATCATTCTAACATACAATGAGCTATTGGTCATAATTTGTCCAGTCAGTGCCAGAACTGCTCTCATTCCATATATAACACATAGGCTTGGTGTGTAAAGGTCACTTACAGTTCCAGTATGAGCACCACGTCTGTGCGGTTCTCATAGATGTCATGCAGTGAGATGATGTtagggtgctggagatgctggaGAATGTTCACTTCCCTTTCGATTTCTTCTCGCCGCACTCCTCTTCTGCTCGCTCTGCTTTGACGCTTCTTTATGAACTTTGCTGCGTACTCTAGACCTGTGCTCTTTTCCTTACATCGCTTCACTATAGCAAACTGCCCActgaaatacaaaacaaaagcttGTTACACATCATTAGAAGGTTTAAGAATGAATAAATCTTTAACAACAGTTAAAAAGATGTGAATAacagagatttttatttttatgttttccaGGCTATAGAATACAATGGAAAAAATAGAGACTGCCAATATAACCAACATTGACATGATCTTTTGGACAATAATGATATATCACAATATATAGATTTTTATGAGAATGTGATCTCTGCATGAGTTTTACTTTTTCACACAGCTAGTTTGTGAAAAACAAGCACTTTTGCAACAATGCTGCAGCTGGCCAGCTGTTCATAGCAAAGCAGAAACGTATAATTGCTTTGGCTCTGACCCATTAATCTCACCTCTAGAGACactgtgtatgcatgtattaACGTGTGTGTGACCTGTGAGAACATTTTAGAGGAAATTTGTTGCTACTATTTCCCAAGATCTCTAAACACAACTGTAAAACAGACTGCTATCGACTGGTATAATTGAGATAGCTGATATTAAATACATAATCAGCTAGAGTTTGGCTAATTAACAAGTTAAAAAACTGTTGATCACTAAGACACTaccaaatttaaatataaacattaacaggtgtaaagttttgggacacccctccaaatcattgagttcaggtgttgtttttcaggggttgggctcggcctcttagttccagtgaaaggaactcttaatgcttcagcttcataccaagacattttggacaatttcatgctctttgtgggaacagtttggggatgaccccttcctgttccaacatgactgcacaccagtgaccaaagcaaggtccataaagacatggatgagtgagtttggtgtggaggaacttgactggcctgcacagagtcctgacctcaaccccatagaacacctttgggatgaatcagagtggagactgtgagccaagcCAAAACCTCTTTGACAAGAAACTTGTAGGACAAAAACAGAAGATTTTgttgtatatttttgttgtattaTTTTCTCATTTCAGATGGAATGACCAACCTCTAATCACACAGAAAGAGAGTTGAAGAATTTGTGCACATTTCATTTCTCAGACtgaattctgtaaagctgttttttttccatttgttaaaagggctatacaaataaataaactgaaatttataattaacttttttttgatacaattttttacaaatataaaaaactatCTAATAATAGAtgtaaaaatagatagataataataaGGAACTTTAGACTGGTTATGTTACACTATAATGCTATAATCTCACGACCAAActgggaaaaacaaaacatctccCACAGAGTGAGAATTTGAGAGGAAACCCTTCTTGTGGCCAGCATTACACAGGAGTTATGGAGTaggcagaacacacacacacacacacacacacacagacagatgtagAGAAATGCTTTCCTCCTACTCACTTTACTATAGTGTCAAGCATTCTGCACTTGCTTCCTCCTGCATTCTTACAACACAGCTTCCTTGTATTCAACATAACTGTCTACGGCAGAGGAGGTCATCAAATTCCAACTAAACAATATAAATTTGGACGGAAGCGTTTGGTAAGGAAGTAcattaattttaaaaacaagACTGAAGCCTTTCCTCTTCATGAATAATCATTAAACATACACtgaacagtttaaaaaaagcttttcttttaGCACTGCAAAGGACGCACTACTGAATATCCCAACAACACACACCGCCCCATTGCTATACGTCTCCTGCATATATGCCTTAATCATTTCAGTAATGCCAGAAATAATGATCCATAAACACTAAGAGAAGATGTAAGAAAATGTCTTCCCGCGTCAGATGTTTTTCCAGACCGCATCAGCACCACACTGCATGTGGAATATATGAATGTATCAGAGTTGACAGAGTAGCCCCACGTTTGATTTTGAAGTGCACTCATACACCTCTCGTCCTATCACTCTATCAGGCTGTACCACTAAAGCACAGGCCCATCGGTGCACACTCCAGATGGCCAGCTTGAGAATGCAGATAGTGTGGAGGTGGAGAGCCAAGAGAGGGAACTGACTGAGACCCAGAGAGACAGCCAGAAGGCGCCTCCGGTCTGAAATATGCTAACAAAATATTCTCTCCATCGCCGTCATCCTGAAGAGGGTCAAAGACCATGGACTGTGACACGCCTTAAAGATACTGCAGGACTTTTCTGTAGGATGACATGACATTGATATCTTTATTAAATGACCGACACTCACTTTTCCAATTAAAATAAACTTCCATGTCTAAGATTCTcccaacacacatacaaaaaagtGCACTAATttctgttattgttttaaagtCACCATTCACAAATCCATACAGGAAAGTCTAAACCAATCTCACTGGATGATGCAAGTCTGAAAGCTTGGTCATGACACAAACTGACAATAAAACTGGCAAACTTTTGATTTGTTTTAGACAGCAGATATTATTTCACAGATTTATTTTGCTAAATATTGTTTGAGCATTGTTATAGTTCAATTATTTCATCTGACTGGgtagaaactgctgattttctataacagcagagcTGAAAATACTTGCACTTGCAAAACAAAGTCTATATGTGCTTTCTCTAATAATCTATCATTACTATATATACAGCTAACTTACAGGCATTTATATAAAGTATGCTCCTTATAATCTAAGTCTAATAATGATCAGATTAAATGCATTGGGCTTTTTAGTGTCCATGCACTGAGGTAAGGCTGTCCCTTTAATTTTTCTGTCACAAGACAATCTTCAAGAAAGAGGAAATTGCagtttgtggtttctcagttaAGTGACAAGCAGCAATGTTGTGTTTCTGAGGTGTTTGGTATTAAAACCTGGTAAAAATGCATCAGAAGTGCTGTGCTGTCTGCAAGCTAgttaaaatatctttaatataCAGTGTGAACCAAAAGGCTCCATACAGAGGGGAAATCAACCCTGCAACAGCTTTCCAATCAAGCATTTAGAATGATTTCAGTGCATTCTTCTTTTGTCAAAGGTTCAAtttattaccaaaagttttgggacacccctccaaatcattgagttcaggtgttgtttttcaggggttggactcggccccttagttccagtgaaaggaactcttaatgcttcagcttcataccaagacattttggacaatttcatgctctttgtgggaacagtttggggatgaccccttcctgttccagcatgactgcacaccagtgaccaaagcaaggtccataaagacatggatgagtgagtttggtgtggaggaacttcaccgGCCtgctgagtcctgacctcagccccatagaacacctttgggatgaattagagtggagactgtgagccaggccttcttgtccaacatcagtgcctgacctcacaaatgctcttctagaggaacggtcagaaattcccataaacacactcctaaaccttgtggaaagccttcccagaagagttaaagctgttatagctgcaaagggcgggacaactccatattacattcatgtgcagataaaggcagatgtcccaaaacgtttggcaatataagtgtattcTTAAAGgctatctgaaaaaaaaaaacattgccaaaACTGTTTCATGAAACAGATATTGATGCATCCTTGATTGTTTATATCTGCTTAAaggtaagtgataacaggaatttTGCTTATTATCTGATTAACTAATTCCTCCGGTATACTCACTCTGTCTATTCCTACAGTAACTCCCTCATGCCAATTATTAAATCCCTGTGAATGAACACATTCACTTTCAGATCAGAGCAACAGCAATTCTGAGCAATTCTCTTTTCTCCACATGGAAATATAGGTGAGGCTCTTCCTGGTCCATATACTCCAGTGAGATAACCGCccacccaatacacacacacacacacacacacacacacacactttatagcTAAAGCAAAACATAGTGGGCTGAAATGTAAAATCTTAGGGCTGGCCTTTTTTAACACAGTGTTGGGAAAACAAAAACCTTGGGGTCTAAATCACTGACCATCTCAAACGGTCTATGCATCTGTTCTATCTAGACCACAACTACCCAGAGAGCAGTGTCAAACATCCAGTGGGCTGACCTGGCAAAATAAATGGAGTGATTGATTTGTGTGAAGTGACTTTGAAACAAAAGGGgtataataaaaatgtgaaacagaATCACATCTTTGTAAAgagcgcaaaaaaaaaaaatcacaagccTTTCTGAGAAATGCCTCAAAGTTCCTGAATATCTCATGAAAT comes from Hemibagrus wyckioides isolate EC202008001 linkage group LG14, SWU_Hwy_1.0, whole genome shotgun sequence and encodes:
- the dapk2b gene encoding death-associated protein kinase 2 isoform X1 gives rise to the protein MRTLSMAVFKQQKVEDFYEVGEELGSGQFAIVKRCKEKSTGLEYAAKFIKKRQSRASRRGVRREEIEREVNILQHLQHPNIISLHDIYENRTDVVLILELVSGGELFDFLAQKESLSEEEATEFLKQILNGVHYLHSKKIAHFDLKPENIMLLDKNIPLPRIKIIDFGLAHKIEDGVEFKNIFGTPEFVAPEIVNYEPLGLPADMWSIGVITYILISGASPFLGESKQETLANISAVSYEFDEEFFSSTSELAKSFIRQLLTKDTRKRLTIEGALNHPWIKPKDSKQVLVRRLSVVNIENFRRQYARRRWKFSFRIVALCNHLTRMMKKPQDNPKEVQDALFARDCESDQEEEVLQRRTRTRKRSSTS